The nucleotide window CTGGGGGCCCAACAAGGCCTACACCGTGAGAGCCGACGGGCAGCTGGAGAACGCCGCGCAGTTCGCCGAACTGGTCGTCGCCTATCGCAACGGGAACCCCGTGCGGCTGCGCGACGTGGGGCGCGTGAAGGACGACGTCCAGAACAACCGCGTGGCCGCCTGGTTCAACGACACGCGTTCCGTCACGCTGGCCGTGCAGAAGCAGCCGGGGACCAACACCGTGCAGGTGGCCGAGGCGGTGCATGCGCTCCTCCCCACGCTGCGCGCGCAGATGCCGGAGTCGGTGGAGATCGAGACCTTCTTCGATCGCTCCGAGGGGATTCGCGAGTCGGTGGCCGACGTGAAGTTCACGCTGGTGCTGACGCTCGCGCTCGTCGTGATGGTGATCTTCCTCTTCCTGCGCAACGTGCCGGCGACCGTCATCCCGTCGCTGGCCCTCCCCATGTCGCTGGTCGGGACGTTCGCGGTGATGTGGTCGCTCAAGTACAGCCTCGACAACCTCTCGCTGATGGCGCTCACCCTGGCGGTGGGCTTCGTGGTCGACGACGCCATCGTGATGCTGGAGAACATCGTCCGGCACATCGAGATGGGAAAGAAGCCGATGCAGGCGGCGCTCGACGGCGCCAAGGAGATCGGCTTCACGATCCTGTCGATGACGATCTCACTCACCGCGGTCTTCATCCCGCTGCTGTTCATGAGCGGGATCGTCGGGCGACTCTTCCACGAGTTTGCGGTGACGATCGCGGCGGCCATCCTCGTGTCGGGGTTCGTCTCGCTCACGCTGACGCCGATGCTCTGCGCCCGCTTCCTCAAGGGGGGGCACCACGGCGAGCAGGAACTCCACAACCCGATCTTCGACGCCTTCGAGCGTGGCTACGAAGCGGTGCTGCACTTCTACGAGCGCACGCTGCGCTGGGCGATGGGACATCGCCGCTCGGTGATGGCCTTCTCGCTCGTCACGCTCATTGCGACGGTCGTTCTCTTCCAGATGGTCCCCAAGGGATTCATCCCCAGCGAGGACACCGGGCGCATTCGTGCGTCGACCGAGACGGCGCAGGGGACGTCGTTCACCGACATGGTCGCGCACCAGAAGCTCGCCGCCGATCGCGTGCGCAAGAACCAGTACGTCGATGCGGTGCTGTCGAACATCGGGACGGGGTCGGGCAACTCGACCGGGTTGCCGAACCAGGGGCGCCTCACCGTGCGCCTCAAGCCGCGCGGTGAGCGCCCGAGCGCCGACGAGATGGTGCGCATCCTCGCCAAGGAGACGGCTGACATCCCCGGCATCTCCGTGTACTGGCAGAACACCCCGATCATCCAGCTTGGCGGGCGCACCGCCAAGGCGCTGTACCAGTACACGCTGCAGGGGGCCGACCTCGACGTGCTCTATCCGGCGGCGCAGGCCATGGAAGCCAAGCTACGCACGCTCCCCGCCCTCACCGACATCTCCACCGACCTGCAGATCCGCAACCCGCAGGCGACCATCACCCTCGACCGCGACCATGCCTCACGACTGGGCGTGAGTGCGGAGCAGATCGAGCAGGCGCTGTACAACGCGTACGGGTCGCGGCAGGTCTCGACGATCTACACGCCGAACAACCAGTACTGGGTGATCATGGAGCTCCTCCCGGAGTTCCAGAGCGACCTGAGCGCGCTCGACCTGCTGTACGTGCGGTCGCGCAGTGGCGTGCTCGTGCCGCTCTCCACCGTGGCGCGCGCCGACCGGACGATCGGCCCCCAGCTGGTGAACCACACGGGACAGATCCCGTCGGTCACGCTCTCGTTCAACCTGCGCGAAGGAGCGTCGTTAGGTGAGGCGGTGAACGAGGTGGAGGGGGCGGCGCGCGAACTCCTCCCCGAGGGGATCAGCACCGGCTTCGCCGGTGCGGCGCAGGCGTTCCAGGACACGCAGCGCGGGCTGGGGATGCTCTTCCTGGTCGCGATCTTCGTGATCTACGTGGTGCTCGGGATCCTGTACGAGTCGTTCATCCACCCCATCACGATCCTTTCCGGCATTCCGTTCGCGGCCTTCGGCGCCTTCCTCGCCCTGCTCCTCACCGGGACGGAGCTGAGCGTCTACGCGTGGGTGGGGGTGATCCTCCTGGTGGGGTTGGTGAAGAAGAACGCGATCATGATGATCGACTTTGCGCAGGAGGCCGAGCGCTCCGGCGGGAAGAACGCCTTCGAGGCGATCTTCGAGGCGTGCATGGTGCGCTTCCGCCCCATCAGCATGACGACGATGGCGGCGCTGGTGGGGACGCTGCCCATCGCGTTAGGCGCTGGCGCCGGCGCCGAGTCGCGGCGCCCGCTGGGGATCGCGGTGGTGGGCGGGTTGGCCTTCTCGCAGCTGGTGACCCTGTACGTGACGCCGGTCATCTACACGTACTTCGACGACTTCATGAAGCGCACGCGGCGGCGCGACGAGCCGGTGGAGGAGGGCGTGGCGGCGGAACCGCCGGTGCTTCGCGCGGGAGGCGGGCAGTCGGCGGCGGCGTCGGTGGTGGCGCCGAGGGTGACCTGAGGGGACGGGAGACGGGAGACGGGAGTGCAAACGGCGCCGAGCGGCGCCGTTTGCGTTGCATCTGCTAGGTGAAGTTGTACCACGGGTGGGTGGGTGCGAGCTTCGAGCGGCGCGCCGTGCGCGCCGCCCAACGCTCTTCCCGTCCATCCCGCCCGGGAAGCCCCCAGCCTCCAGACAAGCACCGGGCGCCACGCCGCCGCACTCCGTCTCCCGTCTCCGTCCCTCAGTCCGTCCCCGTCCCGAACTGCTTCGTGTACTTCACCACGAGGGACCGCGAGCGCGGCCGCTCCCAGCTGAAGAACGAGTTGGCCACCTCGCCGTCGTTGAAGACGACAAACAGCCCGGTGCCGGCGGTGTTGAGCCACCCGAAGCGCGCGTTCGCGGTCCAGATCTTCTGCTGATTGTTGAACTGCGTCAGCGACTGGATGAAGATGCGCGGCGTGAAGAAATAGGCGGCCTTGAGCCCCACGAGCGACCGGGTGAAGCTGAAGTCGGGCAACCGGACGTCCTGGTAGTCGAGCAGGAGCGACGACGAGATGTTCGGCCCACTCCGCGCGGTGATCGTCACCGTCCCGCCATTGCGCGTCCCGGTGTAGAACTGCCCGAAGTCGCCGCGCACGATCATCGAGAGATTCGCGCTCGGGTTGGTCTGCCAATCGAGGCCGAGCTGCACCCAGTCATAGCCCCCGATGCCGAGCGAGTCTCCCGGGTTGATCTCGAAGGGCCGCTGCAGTCCCTCGTGGAAGACGTTGACCTCGGGGCCGAAGCGGGCGCCACTCGAGAACTCGATCTCCGTGAAGTCGAGGTGGAACTGCCCGCTCTGATAGAAGTCGTCCAGCCCGTAGTAGCCGCGGTAGTTCACGTGCGGGTTCCACTGCCGGAACCACGACGCCCACTCCGTCTTGCGCACGTAGCGCATGAAGTTGACGTCGTAGAAGCGGTAACCGGCCGGGCGGCTCAGGAACCCGACCTCGGGATTGAAGTCCTCGCCGATCTGCAGGAAGCGCACACTGTTGTTCCAGTCGCGTGTGGTGTACGCCGCGCGCGCGCTGTAGCCCAGTTCGTCACCGCTGCGGTTGGGCGTCTGGGTCGTCGCCCCCCACCAGTCGAGCGTCCACGCATCGCCGAGTCCCACGCGCCCGTCCACCGCAAAGGTCCGGTTGTAGCTGCCGGAGCTGTCGGTGGTCATGCGCTGCACGCCCATCACGCCAATGCGCGAGCGGCGCGACACCTCGCGCAGCGCGCGCAGCACCGTGTACGACTGGCCGGCCAGCGTCCCCCCCGGGGCGTCGTCGGTGAAGATCTGCATCGCGCCGACCGTCGTGCTCCCCACGCGCCCCGTGAGGCGCCCGCCGCCGATGATCGGGACCGGCGTCCCGTTGTCGATCCCGATCTTGCGGCTGAAGAAGAGGTCGACCGCCTGCGGCGTTCCGGCGGAGAAAACGCCGGCGTTCTCGAGGAAGAAGGGACGCTTCTCCGGGAAGAAGAGCGGGAAGCGCGTGAGGTTCGTGCGCTGCTCGTCCACCTCCACCTGGGCGAAGTCGGTGTTGTACGTGAGGTCGAGCGTGAGGCTTGGCGTGAGGCCGTACTTCATGTCGGCCCCCCACTCCACCGGGTACTTCGCCTTCGTCTGCGACACGAAGTCGCGCGTCGCCGATCCCAGTACGTACGGCGTGACGGTCGCCACCCGGCGCACCGGGACCGTGAGCCCTTCCAGCGTCCCCGCGAGCGACATGCGGTACAGGTTGAACTGCCGCGGGACAAACGACCAGAACGACTCCTCGTTCTTGCGGCGAATCATGCGCGCCACGTTGAGCCCCCACGTCTGCACCGCGGCGCCCCCGTACCGCAGCGTCGAGAACGGGATGCGGAACTCGGCGTACCACCCCAGCGAGTCGCTCGTCGTCGCCACCCGCCAGCTGCCATCCCAGTTGAGGTTGAACCCTCCCATCGATCCCGCCTGCATCCGGTTCTGCCCGGATTGCATCACCCCGCCCCCTTCGCCTTCGCGAATGATCTGCCCGTCGTATTCGATCCCCGCGGGGGTGGTGGCGAAGAGGAAGCCGTTCTGCTTGTCGTGGAACGTGTCGAGCATGATGGCCACGTAGTCGCTGTTGGTCAGCGTCACGTCGCGCACCTTCTCACCCGGGACGATCCCCGCGGGCTCGCGGTCGTACAGCCACGCGCCGATGTACAGCGCCTCGCCATCGGTCAGGAAGCGAATCTCGGTGCGTTCGGTGGCCGGCGCCCCCTCGCTCTGCTCGCGCTGCACGAAGCCGCGGAACGGCTCACCGTCCTTCCACTCGGCGTCGTCCAGGCGACCGTCGATCACCGGCGCCTTGGTGATGGTGTGCGCGGCCCCCACTCGGGCGGTCCGCAGCGCGCGGTTGGTGGCGGATGGCGTCACCTCCTGCGCACGGCTGGTGACGGGAATCGCGAGGGCCAGTAGGCAGGAGACGGCGACCGGGGTCAGCCTGACACCGGTCGTGAAGGCGGACAGCTGCATGAAGAAGTCGTGAGGAGGAGAGGAGACGTCCCCGTCCATACGTCGAACGCGGGCGCGGCGCTGCGCTGCGCGACGGTACAACGCGACGGCGAGGCGACGGGGCGAAGCTGCGCCTCGGCACGCCTCATCGGAAGGCACCGCCCCCCGCCGCAGATCGAGTGAACGGAGCGTGCCGGGCGGCGTGCTGGCGCACTACCTTGGGCACGCTTGCGGGGCACCACCATGATCGTCCCCCGCCTTTGAGCCCCGCCTGAGGACCGACGCCCGCTTCGCATGCCCGACGCCGCCCCCCCGCGCCCGTTGACCGACCTGCAGGAACTGGCCCCCGTCGCCCGCGAGCTGGTGGAGCGCGAACTGGAGCGCCGCCTCCCCGATCAGCACACGTCCATCCGCTTCTATCGCGAGTGGAGCGGCGGGTGGCGCGTGCGCGTCGAGATCGGCAGGCCGGCGCGCGGGAAGCTCGATTTCGTCCTCTTCGAGATCGCCCAGGACGCGATCGTCGCCATGCCGCACCCCATCCCCGACGCCTGGCGCGATGCCAGCGGCGTGGAAGCCTCCGATGGGTCGCGGTGGTTCTGGAACGACGAGGGGTTCCCCGAGCGCGTGCCGCCCGCGAGCTGAGCTGGACTTCGCGCTCACCGGCGCGCTCACCGGCGCGCTCACCGGCGCGCTCACCTGTGCGATCATCGGCGCGCGCCCCACAAACTCACCCCCCCAAAACGACACGGTGATTTGACGGCGCGTCGGGGGCGATGCACGTTGCCGCCGCCCGCCCACCCGAGGATCTCCCATGTCGTCACTCCGCTCCCGACGCGCGACGGTTGCCGTCGGCGTCGCGCTCGCCCTTGCCGCCGTGTCGCCGGCCCACGCGCAATCGGCCGGTACTCGGCTTCGCATCGCCGTCACCCTTCCCGCCACCATCCCTGGCGGGATCCCCGGCGGTGCGACCGGGCTGGACGGGCGCCTCGTCGTCGTCTTCTCCGCCGACTCGAGCGCCGAGCCGCGCTTCCAGGTGGGGTACGGCGTCAGCACGCAGCCGGCCTTCGCCATCGACGTCACCGACTGGAAGCCCGGTGACACGCGCGTCATCGATGCCAGCGCCTTCGGCTTTCCGCTCGCCTCGTTAGGTGCGCTGCCGCGCGGGACGTATCGCGTGCAGGCGCTCCTCAACCGCTACGAGACCTTCAGGCGTGGCGACGGCGTCACGGTGTCGCTCCCTCCCGACCAAGGCGAGGGGCAGAAGTGGAACGCCAAGCCCGGCAACCTCTACTCGGTCCCGCGCAGCATCGCCGTCGACCCGGCGCGCGGCGGCGAGTTGCGCCTGACGGTTGACCAGGTGATCCCCGCGATCCCGGCGTTCCAGGAGACGAAGTACGTCAAGCACGTGCGCATCCGCAGCGAGCGCCTGTCGCGCTTCTGGGGACGCGACATGTACCTCGCCGCCTTCGTGACGCTCCCCGAGGGGTTCGAGTCGCACCCGCAGTCGCGGTACCCGCTCGTCATCAACCACGGGCACTTCTCCACCGTCCCCGATAACTGGCGCGAGACCCCGCCCGACCCGAACCTCAAGCCCGACTACAGCGAACGCTTCTCGCTCGCCGGCTACAACCGGATCCAGCAGGAGGAGTCGTACAGGTTCTTCACCGAGTGGACCGGCCCCGGCTTCCCGCGCGTGCTGCTCGTGCAGATCCAGCACGCCACGCCGTTCTACGACGATTCGTATGCCGTCAACTCGGCCAACAACGGCCCGTATGGCGACGCGATCCAGTACGAGCTCATCCCCGAGATCGAGAAGCGCTTTCGTGGCCTGGGGCAGGGGTGGGCGCGCTTCGTCTTCGGCGGCTCGACCGGTGGGTGGGAGTCGATGGCGGTGCAGATGTTCTATCCGGACGAGTACAACGGCGCCTGGATCGCCTGCCCAGACCCGATCGACTTCCGCCACTACACGGTGGTGAACATCTACAGCGACACCAACGCCTACTGGGCCGGTTCGCAGTGGAAGCGCACGCCGCGCCCCGGGCACCGCAACTACCTGGGCCACGTGGACGCGACGCTCGAGGAGATGAACCGGTACGAATACTTGTTAGGCACCAAGGCGCGGTCGGGCGACCAGTGGGACGTGTGGGAGAGCGTCTACTCGCCCGTGGGCCCCGACGGATATCCCCGCCGCATCTGGGACCGCCTGAGCGGAAAGATCGACCCCGTCACGGCGAAGTTCTGGCGCGACAACTACGACCTCTCCTACATCCTGCAGCGCGATTGGGCCACGTTAGGCCCCAAGCTCCGCGGCAAGCTGCGCATCTTCGTGGGCGACATGGACAACTACTACCTCAACAACGCGGTCTACGAGGTGGAGAAGTTCCTCAAGACGAAGCCCGAGGCCGAGGCGGTCGTGGACTATGGCGACCGCGACGAACACTGCTGGAACGGTGACCACACCCGCAGCAACGCCTACTCGCGGCTGCGCTATCCACAGATGGTGCTCCCGTGGGCCGTCGAACGCATGCTGCGCACGGCGCCGGCAGGGGCCGACCTGCGCAGCTGGCGGTACTGAGGGGCGGCGCAGCCGGACGGGCCGGCGACGAGGGGTCGTACGACGAGGGGTCACTCCGCGACCCCTCGTCTTTTTGTTTCCTTTGCGAGTCGGGGAGACGTAAACGATTGACCTGCAATGCTTTCGAAATCCTTGCACGCTCGGGGCGTTGCGCCCGCAACGCACTGCGTTTCATGAACGCCACATGAACCTCACGTGAACAGTCGATGAAATGGGGGAGAACGGGCACAATCGGCCGATTTCCGCTTGGCCCCGCGATTGCCCTTTCCTTCCGGGCGATCTGTGCGCTGGCGCACAGCGCGACCGTGACGCGCGACCAGTTCACCGAGCGAGCCGCCGGCCGGGTTCCCCCCAACTCCTCCACGTCCGATGAGGCCCCCCGTGAGATCCACCTCTCGTCGTTTCACATCGGCCCTCGGCGCCCTCGCCGCCGCCGTGCTCGCCGCATGCGACAACCAGGCGATGACCGAGCCTGTGCGCGCCGAGGAGCCGCTGGCCGCCGTGTGGTCCTCGAACACGACGCCGCCGGCGTCGATGGTCGAACTCGGCGACATGATCTTCAGCGACCAGAACCTCTCGCTGCGCCGCAACCAGTCGTGCGCGTCCTGTCACGACGCGCGATTCGGCTTCACGGCCCCCTCCAGCACGGTCAACGCGCACGGCGCGGTCATGGCCGGCTCCGTCCCCACGCGCTTCGGCAACCGTCGTCCGCCGAGCGCGGCGTATGCGGCGTTCAGCCCCGTGCTCTTCTTCGATGACGCAGACGGCGCGTGGGTCGGCGGCAACTTCTGGGATGGGCGCGCCACCGGCGCGCGCCTCGGAAATCCGGCGGCCGAGCAGGCGCTGGGTCCCTTCCTCAATCCGGTCGAGATGGCCCTCCCGGACGCGGCGTGCGTCGTCTATCGCATCTCGCAGTCGCGGTACGCCGCGCTCTGGCGCGCCAGCTGGGGCAACTCCATCGGTTCGATCAACTTCCCGGCGGCCTCCCGCATGGCCGAGCTGTGCGGGCGAGAGGGGACGACCGTTCCCCTGTCGGCAACCGATCGGCAGCAACTCATGAAGGAGTACGATCGCGTGGGGTACTCGATCGCCGCCTTCGAGGCGTCGTCACGCGTGAGCCCCTTCAACTCCAAGTTCGACCAGGTGATGCGTGGCACCGCGCGTTTCACGCAGGACGAGATGGCCGGGTTGGCACTCTACAACGGGAAAGCAAACTGCGCCGCCTGTCACCCCATCGACGGCCAGCGCGCGATGCTGACCGACTTCACCTTCGACAACCTCGGTGTGCCGGCCAATCCCGAGAACCCGGCGACCCTCGCGGGCGGCTTCC belongs to Gemmatimonadota bacterium and includes:
- a CDS encoding efflux RND transporter permease subunit codes for the protein MNFTALFIRRPVMTTLVMIAILAFGTMAYRQLAVSDLPNVDYPTLTVTASLPGASPETMASAVATPLEKQFTTIAGIDNMVSSSSLGATSITIQFTLDRSIDAAAQDVQAAISKTLRELPPGIVPPSLQKTNPADEPFLYLNLRSKSLPLSALDEYGQTVLGQRISTISGVAQVSIFGTQKYAARIQLDPRALASRGIGIDEVASAVSQGNVNLPTGVLWGPNKAYTVRADGQLENAAQFAELVVAYRNGNPVRLRDVGRVKDDVQNNRVAAWFNDTRSVTLAVQKQPGTNTVQVAEAVHALLPTLRAQMPESVEIETFFDRSEGIRESVADVKFTLVLTLALVVMVIFLFLRNVPATVIPSLALPMSLVGTFAVMWSLKYSLDNLSLMALTLAVGFVVDDAIVMLENIVRHIEMGKKPMQAALDGAKEIGFTILSMTISLTAVFIPLLFMSGIVGRLFHEFAVTIAAAILVSGFVSLTLTPMLCARFLKGGHHGEQELHNPIFDAFERGYEAVLHFYERTLRWAMGHRRSVMAFSLVTLIATVVLFQMVPKGFIPSEDTGRIRASTETAQGTSFTDMVAHQKLAADRVRKNQYVDAVLSNIGTGSGNSTGLPNQGRLTVRLKPRGERPSADEMVRILAKETADIPGISVYWQNTPIIQLGGRTAKALYQYTLQGADLDVLYPAAQAMEAKLRTLPALTDISTDLQIRNPQATITLDRDHASRLGVSAEQIEQALYNAYGSRQVSTIYTPNNQYWVIMELLPEFQSDLSALDLLYVRSRSGVLVPLSTVARADRTIGPQLVNHTGQIPSVTLSFNLREGASLGEAVNEVEGAARELLPEGISTGFAGAAQAFQDTQRGLGMLFLVAIFVIYVVLGILYESFIHPITILSGIPFAAFGAFLALLLTGTELSVYAWVGVILLVGLVKKNAIMMIDFAQEAERSGGKNAFEAIFEACMVRFRPISMTTMAALVGTLPIALGAGAGAESRRPLGIAVVGGLAFSQLVTLYVTPVIYTYFDDFMKRTRRRDEPVEEGVAAEPPVLRAGGGQSAAASVVAPRVT
- a CDS encoding carbohydrate binding family 9 domain-containing protein, with the protein product MQLSAFTTGVRLTPVAVSCLLALAIPVTSRAQEVTPSATNRALRTARVGAAHTITKAPVIDGRLDDAEWKDGEPFRGFVQREQSEGAPATERTEIRFLTDGEALYIGAWLYDREPAGIVPGEKVRDVTLTNSDYVAIMLDTFHDKQNGFLFATTPAGIEYDGQIIREGEGGGVMQSGQNRMQAGSMGGFNLNWDGSWRVATTSDSLGWYAEFRIPFSTLRYGGAAVQTWGLNVARMIRRKNEESFWSFVPRQFNLYRMSLAGTLEGLTVPVRRVATVTPYVLGSATRDFVSQTKAKYPVEWGADMKYGLTPSLTLDLTYNTDFAQVEVDEQRTNLTRFPLFFPEKRPFFLENAGVFSAGTPQAVDLFFSRKIGIDNGTPVPIIGGGRLTGRVGSTTVGAMQIFTDDAPGGTLAGQSYTVLRALREVSRRSRIGVMGVQRMTTDSSGSYNRTFAVDGRVGLGDAWTLDWWGATTQTPNRSGDELGYSARAAYTTRDWNNSVRFLQIGEDFNPEVGFLSRPAGYRFYDVNFMRYVRKTEWASWFRQWNPHVNYRGYYGLDDFYQSGQFHLDFTEIEFSSGARFGPEVNVFHEGLQRPFEINPGDSLGIGGYDWVQLGLDWQTNPSANLSMIVRGDFGQFYTGTRNGGTVTITARSGPNISSSLLLDYQDVRLPDFSFTRSLVGLKAAYFFTPRIFIQSLTQFNNQQKIWTANARFGWLNTAGTGLFVVFNDGEVANSFFSWERPRSRSLVVKYTKQFGTGTD
- a CDS encoding cytochrome C, whose amino-acid sequence is MRSTSRRFTSALGALAAAVLAACDNQAMTEPVRAEEPLAAVWSSNTTPPASMVELGDMIFSDQNLSLRRNQSCASCHDARFGFTAPSSTVNAHGAVMAGSVPTRFGNRRPPSAAYAAFSPVLFFDDADGAWVGGNFWDGRATGARLGNPAAEQALGPFLNPVEMALPDAACVVYRISQSRYAALWRASWGNSIGSINFPAASRMAELCGREGTTVPLSATDRQQLMKEYDRVGYSIAAFEASSRVSPFNSKFDQVMRGTARFTQDEMAGLALYNGKANCAACHPIDGQRAMLTDFTFDNLGVPANPENPATLAGGFRDFGLGGFLRDGDFYGAQKVPTLRNLDKRPSPVMVKSFMHNGVFKSIEQVVHFYNTRDVLPRCATGIGPSDPRFGVTCWPRPEVADNVNGDELGNLGLTPVEERMLVRFLRTLNDR